A portion of the Candidatus Pristimantibacillus lignocellulolyticus genome contains these proteins:
- a CDS encoding carbohydrate ABC transporter permease: MWRQLLLYRRNRLQTMDGFQKLLTVILIVISIFMLLPIVYIFNHAFKPYHELFVYPPTFIVKEPSLQNFNELLSVTARSTVPMIRYIFNSVFVSVASVVLVTIVSALCAYPLAKHKFPGATFVFSSILLTLMFAPEVVQIPRYLVVSQLGIMNTYFAHLLPMMAMPVGVFLLKQFMDQIPDALLEAARIDGANEFTVFLRVVIPVCMPAVATVAILAFQNSWANIETSSLFMLDDEMKSFAFFLSTLTNNLGNNVAMQGAAAVASLIMFIPNLIVFVILQSKVITTMAHSGIK, encoded by the coding sequence ATGTGGCGTCAGCTTCTGTTATATAGACGAAACAGATTGCAAACAATGGATGGATTTCAGAAATTATTAACGGTCATTCTCATTGTAATCTCCATTTTTATGTTATTACCTATCGTGTATATATTCAATCATGCTTTTAAGCCATACCATGAGTTGTTCGTGTATCCACCAACTTTTATCGTGAAAGAGCCTTCCCTGCAAAATTTCAATGAGCTTCTTTCTGTTACAGCAAGGTCAACGGTTCCTATGATTCGTTACATTTTTAACAGTGTATTTGTATCGGTAGCATCCGTTGTGCTAGTAACGATAGTTAGTGCATTATGCGCGTATCCTTTAGCTAAGCATAAGTTTCCTGGGGCAACATTTGTGTTTAGTAGCATTCTTTTGACTTTAATGTTTGCACCAGAAGTTGTACAAATTCCAAGATATTTGGTCGTAAGTCAATTAGGCATTATGAATACTTATTTTGCACATTTACTTCCAATGATGGCGATGCCCGTTGGTGTGTTTTTACTAAAGCAATTTATGGATCAGATTCCTGATGCGTTATTAGAGGCCGCTAGAATAGATGGTGCAAATGAGTTTACGGTGTTTTTACGAGTGGTGATCCCTGTTTGTATGCCAGCTGTTGCGACAGTAGCGATATTAGCATTTCAAAATTCGTGGGCTAATATTGAAACTTCATCGTTATTCATGCTTGATGATGAGATGAAGAGTTTTGCTTTCTTCTTATCGACGTTAACTAATAATTTGGGCAACAATGTTGCAATGCAAGGTGCAGCAGCGGTTGCATCACTTATTATGTTTATTCCTAATCTAATTGTATTTGTAATTTTACAAAGTAAGGTTATTACGACTATGGCACATTCAGGTATTAAGTAG
- a CDS encoding sugar ABC transporter permease — protein sequence MSNKIANHLQNIWKFRLSYLFITPFMLCFLAFIVVPVIAAVVLSFTYFNAIERPRFIGWQNFQYLISQDLLFLKYALPNTFKFALIVGPGGYIAAFLLAWLISQLPGKLQKWFSLAMYTPSLTIGIAMSIVWLPMLTGDRIGYLNSILLRLGIIDVPQLWVTDPDYLMNAMIVVTLWSSMGVGFLAMLAGILNINKDYYEAARIDGMKSRLQEIWYITIPSMKPQMLFGAVMAIVATFKTGAIGVELSGMNPTPAYSGHLIINHIEDFGFIRFEMGYAAAISVFLLIIMYASNRLSWGLFGTKGDE from the coding sequence ATGTCCAATAAAATAGCAAATCATTTACAAAATATTTGGAAATTTAGACTGAGCTACTTATTTATTACTCCATTTATGCTTTGTTTTCTAGCATTTATTGTTGTACCTGTTATAGCTGCTGTTGTACTAAGTTTTACTTATTTTAATGCTATTGAAAGACCAAGATTTATTGGGTGGCAGAACTTTCAATATTTAATATCACAAGATTTATTGTTTCTAAAATATGCACTTCCTAATACGTTTAAATTTGCTCTAATCGTTGGACCTGGTGGTTATATCGCAGCCTTTTTATTGGCATGGTTAATCTCGCAATTACCAGGTAAATTGCAGAAGTGGTTCTCACTAGCGATGTATACACCATCGCTAACGATCGGAATAGCCATGTCTATTGTGTGGTTGCCAATGCTAACTGGTGATCGAATCGGTTACTTGAATAGTATTCTGCTAAGGCTTGGGATTATAGATGTGCCTCAATTATGGGTAACTGATCCTGACTACTTAATGAATGCCATGATAGTAGTTACATTGTGGTCAAGTATGGGGGTCGGGTTTCTCGCTATGCTTGCAGGCATCCTTAATATTAATAAAGATTACTATGAGGCAGCACGAATCGACGGAATGAAAAGCAGGTTACAAGAAATATGGTACATTACGATTCCATCGATGAAACCTCAAATGTTATTCGGAGCAGTAATGGCTATTGTAGCAACATTTAAGACTGGTGCCATTGGAGTGGAACTTTCAGGAATGAATCCAACACCTGCATACTCCGGGCATCTTATTATTAATCATATTGAGGATTTTGGGTTTATTCGGTTTGAAATGGGTTATGCAGCAGCTATTTCTGTATTTTTACTTATTATTATGTATGCATCAAATCGATTAAGCTGGGGACTTTTTGGAACGAAAGGAGATGAGTAA